One Halalkalicoccus sp. NIPERK01 DNA segment encodes these proteins:
- a CDS encoding TrkA family potassium uptake protein: protein MWSVRRRAAAYLVFIVVLIALSTVVYDVGMRTFEPGPYPPEGTEVSMLHSMQVVVETFTATGYGSDSPWASAEMNLLVMLLDVIGVGLFFLALPAVFFPLLREAIAPTAPTSVDGNLDDHVVICTYTPRSEALIAELESNGVDYVLVEPDEQRALELREHYPVVHADPEAVTDLESLHLESARALVADVSDTVDASIVLAAREVSESVRIVSIVEDAGLEPYHRLAGADVVLSPRQLLGHGLAQKTTTVRTDLGGTVGLGDELDLVEVPVDHGSELAGLTLAESGIGQRYGVNIVGVWHRGRFEAGPAPDRVLDSGTVLLVTGGADQIDRLRRGTQSTVRPFGRGETVVVGYGEVGKTVTDELDDSGYQYTVVDKRSVDGVDVVGDATDPDVLREAGVASAQSVVLTLPDDTATEFTTLIARDLNDSAVISARAETEQAATKTYRAGAEYVLSLDTVSGRAIAGTVLDTEDILSVDTQLEIVRTTAPALDGRTLGDARIRERTGCTVVAVERNGAVLTEIGPEFRLRPGDELVIAGTDHGTNRFVRLFS, encoded by the coding sequence ATGTGGAGCGTACGGAGGCGGGCGGCGGCCTACCTCGTCTTCATCGTGGTGCTGATCGCGCTGTCGACGGTCGTCTACGACGTCGGGATGCGGACCTTCGAGCCGGGGCCGTACCCGCCGGAGGGTACCGAGGTGTCGATGCTTCACTCGATGCAGGTCGTCGTCGAGACGTTCACGGCGACCGGCTACGGATCGGATTCGCCGTGGGCGAGCGCCGAGATGAACCTGTTGGTGATGCTTCTGGACGTCATCGGCGTCGGCCTGTTCTTCCTCGCGCTGCCGGCGGTCTTCTTCCCGTTGCTCCGGGAGGCCATCGCGCCGACGGCGCCCACGTCCGTCGACGGGAACCTCGACGATCACGTCGTCATCTGTACGTACACGCCGCGCTCGGAGGCGCTGATCGCGGAACTGGAGTCGAACGGGGTCGACTACGTCCTCGTCGAACCCGACGAACAGCGGGCGCTCGAACTCCGGGAGCACTACCCCGTCGTCCACGCCGATCCGGAGGCGGTGACCGATCTCGAATCGCTCCACCTCGAGAGCGCGCGGGCCCTCGTCGCGGACGTCTCCGACACGGTCGACGCGAGCATCGTCCTCGCGGCGCGGGAGGTCAGCGAGAGCGTCCGGATCGTCAGCATCGTCGAGGACGCCGGGCTCGAACCGTACCACCGGCTCGCGGGGGCGGACGTCGTCCTCTCGCCGCGGCAGTTGCTCGGCCACGGGCTCGCCCAGAAGACGACGACCGTCCGAACGGACCTCGGGGGGACGGTCGGGCTCGGCGACGAACTCGACCTCGTCGAGGTGCCGGTCGATCACGGGAGCGAACTGGCGGGGCTGACGCTCGCCGAGAGCGGGATCGGCCAGCGCTACGGCGTGAACATCGTCGGGGTGTGGCACCGCGGCCGGTTCGAGGCCGGACCGGCGCCCGATCGGGTGCTCGACAGCGGGACCGTCCTCCTGGTCACGGGTGGAGCCGACCAGATCGATCGGCTCAGGAGGGGGACCCAGTCGACGGTTCGGCCGTTCGGCCGCGGCGAGACGGTCGTCGTCGGGTACGGCGAGGTCGGCAAGACCGTGACGGACGAACTCGACGACTCGGGCTACCAGTACACGGTCGTCGATAAGCGGTCGGTCGACGGCGTCGACGTCGTCGGCGACGCGACCGATCCGGACGTGTTGCGGGAGGCGGGGGTCGCGAGCGCCCAATCGGTCGTGCTCACGCTGCCCGACGACACGGCCACGGAGTTCACGACGCTGATCGCCCGCGACCTCAACGACAGCGCCGTGATCAGCGCCCGGGCCGAGACCGAACAGGCAGCGACCAAGACCTACCGGGCGGGCGCGGAGTACGTGCTGTCGCTCGATACGGTGAGCGGCCGGGCGATCGCGGGGACGGTCCTCGACACCGAGGACATCCTCTCGGTGGACACCCAACTCGAGATCGTCCGGACGACGGCGCCCGCCCTCGACGGGCGGACGCTCGGGGACGCCCGGATCCGCGAGCGGACCGGCTGTACGGTGGTCGCCGTCGAGCGAAACGGGGCCGTCCTCACCGAGATCGGCCCGGAGTTCCGCCTGCGTCCGGGCGACGAACTGGTCATCGCCGGCACCGACCACGGGACCAACCGGTTCGTTCGGCTGTTCTCCTGA
- a CDS encoding histone family protein: MSVELPFAPVDTIIRRNAGGLRVSAEAAEELAELIQRRGAALAAGATERADAEGRKTLMPGDFGVSEVVDPDALELPIAPVDRIARLDIDDRYRVSMDARIALAQLLEAYADDIAEAATTLARHADRRTVKAEDIRTYTELVE; the protein is encoded by the coding sequence ATGAGCGTCGAGTTGCCGTTCGCGCCGGTGGACACGATCATCCGGCGCAACGCCGGCGGGTTGCGCGTCAGTGCCGAGGCGGCCGAAGAACTCGCGGAACTGATCCAGCGCCGAGGGGCGGCCCTCGCGGCGGGGGCGACCGAGCGCGCCGACGCCGAGGGGAGAAAGACCCTGATGCCCGGCGACTTCGGCGTGAGCGAGGTGGTCGATCCCGACGCGCTCGAACTGCCGATCGCGCCGGTCGACCGGATCGCCCGCCTCGACATCGACGACCGCTACCGGGTCTCGATGGACGCGCGGATCGCGCTGGCACAGCTACTGGAGGCCTACGCCGACGACATCGCGGAGGCGGCGACGACGCTCGCGCGTCACGCCGACCGCCGGACGGTGAAGGCCGAGGACATCCGAACGTACACCGAACTGGTCGAATGA
- a CDS encoding single-stranded DNA binding protein — protein sequence MGAIEDVYSDLETDVSLEEFEEAVEAKVEQMGGLADEETAAMLIAHELRDEEVEGIADVEPGMDEAKFLAKVTGVGELRTFERDDDEDGMVINVEAADATGSVRLAFWDEQAKAIEEEGMEPGTILRVKGRPKEGYNGLEVSVTQAEEDPDAEVDVQIQDTYRIEDLSMGLSDVDVRGKVLATDSIRTFDRDDGSEGRVANLTLGDETGRIRVTLWDERTAAVEELSPNQSVEVVDGYVRERNDDLELHVGNRGAIEGIDEEIEYVPETTPIEDLEIEDVADIGGVVRSADPKRTFDRDDGSDGQVRNVRIQDETGDIRVALWGEKADIDLGPGDTVQFADVEIQDGWQDDIEASAGWRSTVTVTDAGSGPAPTSGPAAGGGDSGSADLSSFGGDGPATDAEEPSKSEGAPEATGSAGSDTGGDGKVVEFTGTVVQPGDPAKLDDGEETVTVLTSEKLSLGEEVTVRGPIREGRIDAEDVV from the coding sequence ATGGGCGCGATAGAGGACGTGTATTCGGACCTCGAGACGGACGTCTCCCTCGAGGAGTTCGAGGAGGCCGTCGAGGCGAAGGTCGAGCAGATGGGCGGGCTCGCCGACGAGGAGACCGCGGCGATGCTGATCGCCCACGAACTGCGCGACGAGGAGGTCGAGGGGATCGCGGACGTCGAACCCGGCATGGACGAAGCGAAGTTCCTCGCGAAGGTCACGGGCGTCGGCGAGCTGCGCACCTTCGAGCGCGACGACGACGAGGACGGCATGGTGATCAACGTCGAGGCCGCGGACGCGACCGGTTCGGTCAGGCTGGCGTTCTGGGACGAACAGGCGAAGGCGATCGAGGAGGAGGGCATGGAGCCGGGCACCATCCTCCGGGTGAAGGGCCGCCCCAAGGAGGGGTACAACGGACTCGAGGTGAGCGTCACCCAGGCCGAGGAGGACCCCGACGCCGAGGTCGACGTCCAGATTCAGGACACCTACCGGATCGAGGACCTCTCGATGGGGCTGTCGGACGTCGACGTCCGGGGAAAGGTGCTCGCGACCGACTCGATCCGCACCTTCGACCGGGACGACGGCTCCGAAGGGAGGGTGGCGAACCTCACGCTCGGCGACGAGACCGGGCGGATCCGCGTGACCCTCTGGGACGAGCGCACCGCGGCCGTCGAGGAACTGTCTCCCAACCAGTCCGTCGAGGTCGTCGACGGCTACGTCCGGGAGCGAAACGACGACCTCGAACTCCACGTCGGCAATCGGGGCGCGATCGAGGGGATAGACGAGGAGATCGAGTACGTCCCCGAGACGACGCCGATCGAGGACCTCGAGATCGAGGACGTCGCGGACATCGGCGGCGTGGTCCGATCGGCGGATCCCAAGCGGACGTTCGACCGCGACGACGGCTCGGACGGGCAAGTGAGAAACGTCCGGATCCAGGACGAGACCGGCGATATCCGTGTCGCTTTGTGGGGCGAGAAGGCCGACATCGACCTGGGTCCCGGAGACACCGTCCAGTTCGCCGACGTGGAGATCCAGGACGGCTGGCAGGACGACATCGAGGCCTCGGCGGGCTGGCGCTCGACGGTGACGGTCACCGACGCCGGCTCCGGGCCCGCCCCCACTTCGGGCCCGGCGGCCGGCGGAGGCGACTCGGGTTCGGCCGACCTCTCGTCGTTCGGCGGCGACGGGCCGGCCACCGACGCCGAGGAACCGTCGAAGTCCGAGGGAGCGCCGGAGGCGACCGGATCGGCCGGGTCCGATACCGGCGGCGACGGTAAGGTCGTCGAGTTCACCGGGACGGTGGTCCAGCCGGGCGATCCGGCGAAACTCGACGACGGCGAGGAGACCGTCACCGTCCTCACGAGCGAGAAGCTCTCGCTGGGCGAGGAGGTCACGGTGCGGGGACCGATTCGCGAGGGGCGGATCGACGCCGAGGACGTCGTTTAG
- a CDS encoding DUF1328 family protein, whose protein sequence is MLELAILFFILAIVAGALGAGGIAGMSMTIAKWLVIAFLVLAVVSFLL, encoded by the coding sequence ATGCTTGAACTCGCGATCCTGTTCTTCATCCTCGCGATCGTCGCCGGGGCTCTCGGTGCCGGCGGGATCGCAGGAATGTCGATGACGATCGCCAAGTGGCTGGTCATCGCGTTTCTGGTCCTGGCGGTCGTCTCGTTCCTCCTGTGA
- a CDS encoding universal stress protein yields the protein MAERILVPIDDSDRSTEAMEFAFDRNQDATFVALHVHEPVYGEGFAWRERDEKADDEVEQLFAHAEELAAEHGVALETVSSEGRPSDEIVEYAEENPIDSIVMGSHGRSGASRVLLGSVAETVTRRSPVPVTVVR from the coding sequence ATGGCAGAGAGGATACTCGTCCCGATCGACGACTCGGACCGATCGACGGAAGCGATGGAGTTCGCCTTCGACCGGAACCAGGACGCCACCTTCGTCGCGTTACACGTCCACGAACCCGTCTACGGCGAGGGGTTCGCGTGGCGCGAGCGCGACGAGAAGGCCGACGACGAGGTCGAGCAACTGTTCGCCCACGCCGAGGAACTCGCCGCGGAACACGGCGTCGCGCTCGAGACCGTCAGCAGCGAGGGGAGACCCTCCGACGAGATCGTCGAGTACGCCGAGGAGAACCCGATCGACTCGATCGTCATGGGGTCGCACGGCCGGTCGGGGGCCTCGCGGGTCCTCCTGGGGAGCGTCGCCGAGACGGTCACCCGTCGCTCGCCCGTTCCCGTCACCGTCGTCAGATAG
- a CDS encoding sulfite exporter TauE/SafE family protein: MSLELAALLALIALFAGVGITAIGPGGVFVTIALFALAPLSAAEVAGTASATFVATGLLGSLVYFQSGEFAQGYAREMAIVLSATSIVGALAGSQLNLLLPERVFGYLLSLFVATIGAVIVYRERVGLKPSNRLDVVPDRQRRILVGGVGLGIGVLGGLLGVGGPVVAVPVLVVLGVPMLVAVAVAQVQSIFISSFATVGYALSGAVSIPVALVVGVPQLVGVVAGWKVAHLVDPHLLRIVLGVVLVGVSPLLLL, from the coding sequence GTGTCGCTAGAACTCGCCGCGCTCCTCGCGCTGATCGCCCTGTTCGCGGGCGTCGGCATCACCGCGATCGGACCCGGCGGCGTCTTCGTGACGATCGCGCTGTTCGCGCTCGCGCCCCTCTCGGCGGCAGAGGTCGCGGGCACCGCGAGCGCGACGTTCGTCGCGACCGGCCTGCTGGGGAGCCTCGTCTATTTCCAGTCCGGCGAGTTCGCACAGGGGTACGCCCGCGAGATGGCGATCGTCCTGAGCGCGACGAGCATCGTCGGGGCGCTCGCGGGCTCGCAGCTCAACCTCCTCTTGCCCGAGCGCGTCTTCGGCTACCTCCTGTCGCTGTTCGTCGCCACCATCGGCGCGGTGATCGTCTACCGCGAGCGGGTCGGACTGAAGCCCTCGAACCGGCTCGACGTCGTCCCCGACCGCCAGCGCCGGATACTCGTCGGCGGGGTCGGCCTCGGAATCGGCGTGCTCGGCGGTCTGCTCGGCGTCGGCGGTCCCGTCGTCGCCGTGCCGGTGCTGGTGGTCCTGGGCGTGCCCATGCTCGTCGCGGTCGCCGTCGCGCAGGTCCAGTCGATCTTCATCTCGTCGTTCGCGACCGTCGGCTACGCGCTCTCGGGCGCGGTGTCGATCCCCGTCGCGCTCGTGGTCGGGGTCCCACAGCTCGTGGGCGTCGTCGCCGGCTGGAAGGTCGCCCACCTGGTCGATCCCCACCTGCTTCGGATCGTCCTCGGGGTCGTGCTGGTGGGCGTCTCGCCGCTGCTCCTGCTCTGA
- a CDS encoding NRAMP family divalent metal transporter, translating to MATDHARRSRLAEVSEAIKEYGLAFVMVASYFGSGSVFIASQAGVAHGYTLLWAVVGAALLGFMAQDMSARLGIHGTSLMKFIRAKLGRGGATAVALFLSIGCVAWTLGLVAAVGAGVQFLSGGAIAWQPVAVATTFVAIGVGLLDYEMVENVMIAMMLALMVIYLVVMLPSGADPTAVAAGFVPSVENAAALTVAAGLLGTTALWPNFFLESILVENKGWTDESDLPTMRKDLAVGYAVGGVTTMAILIVSAAILPALGYTALDTFMTPGEALVEVFGAWAMVLFIAGAAAAAFNSIIPIMWTPAYIVPQALGHEPTKDGRLFRLVFAAGTGLGVLSPVISAALGLSVVDMVILFPTYNGIFALPLAAVLLFWAVNDRGTMGEYTNTLKLNLVNATLVLLAVVLAALSIRDFIGMLFGGGL from the coding sequence ATGGCAACAGATCACGCACGACGGAGCAGGCTAGCCGAGGTATCGGAAGCGATCAAAGAGTACGGGTTGGCGTTCGTGATGGTCGCGAGTTACTTCGGGTCGGGATCGGTGTTCATCGCGAGCCAGGCGGGCGTCGCCCACGGCTACACGCTGTTGTGGGCGGTCGTCGGCGCGGCGCTGCTGGGCTTCATGGCCCAGGACATGAGCGCCCGACTGGGGATCCACGGCACCTCGCTGATGAAGTTCATCAGGGCGAAACTCGGACGCGGCGGCGCGACGGCGGTCGCGCTGTTCCTCTCGATCGGGTGTGTCGCCTGGACGCTCGGGCTGGTCGCCGCCGTCGGTGCCGGCGTGCAGTTCCTCTCGGGCGGGGCGATCGCCTGGCAGCCCGTCGCGGTCGCCACGACGTTCGTCGCGATCGGCGTCGGCCTCCTCGACTACGAGATGGTCGAGAACGTCATGATCGCCATGATGCTCGCGCTGATGGTGATCTACCTGGTCGTCATGCTCCCGAGCGGCGCGGACCCGACGGCGGTCGCGGCGGGGTTCGTCCCGAGCGTCGAGAACGCCGCGGCGCTGACGGTCGCGGCGGGATTGCTGGGGACCACGGCGCTGTGGCCCAACTTCTTCCTCGAGTCGATCCTCGTCGAGAACAAGGGCTGGACCGACGAGTCGGACCTCCCGACGATGCGAAAGGACCTCGCGGTCGGCTACGCCGTCGGCGGGGTCACGACGATGGCGATCCTGATCGTCTCGGCGGCGATCCTGCCCGCGCTCGGCTACACGGCGCTCGATACGTTCATGACGCCCGGCGAGGCGCTCGTCGAGGTGTTCGGCGCGTGGGCGATGGTTCTCTTCATCGCCGGGGCCGCGGCGGCGGCGTTCAACAGCATCATCCCGATCATGTGGACGCCCGCCTACATCGTCCCGCAGGCGCTCGGCCACGAACCGACCAAGGACGGGCGGCTGTTCAGACTCGTCTTCGCGGCCGGGACGGGACTGGGCGTGCTCTCGCCGGTCATCTCGGCGGCGCTCGGCCTCTCGGTCGTCGACATGGTGATCCTCTTTCCGACCTACAACGGCATCTTCGCGCTGCCGCTGGCGGCGGTGCTCCTGTTCTGGGCCGTCAACGACCGCGGGACCATGGGCGAGTACACCAACACCCTGAAGCTCAACCTCGTCAACGCGACGCTCGTGTTGCTCGCGGTCGTGCTCGCGGCCCTCTCCATCCGGGACTTCATCGGCATGCTCTTCGGCGGCGGGCTGTAG
- a CDS encoding DUF309 domain-containing protein → MDRPLRAGIALYNAGFHHAAHDAWEPVWLDCPEGDDERLLHGLIQYTAAIHHARTRNWAGATGLAESARGYLAGLPDDYRGVDLVSVRRALAALGDDPEWIERARPPRLVHRGNVVSLPDLDSEECLLVAPILASAGGYDASLVERAREYASEALEAGESSPFLALCVDFVREPTHRDLVYGRLADRVSRRRSRERDVEGLFDPGR, encoded by the coding sequence ATGGACCGACCGCTGCGAGCGGGGATCGCCCTCTACAACGCCGGCTTCCATCACGCCGCTCACGACGCGTGGGAACCCGTCTGGCTCGACTGCCCCGAGGGCGACGACGAGCGCCTGCTCCACGGACTGATCCAGTACACCGCCGCGATCCATCACGCCCGGACCCGCAACTGGGCGGGTGCGACCGGACTCGCCGAGAGCGCCCGCGGGTACCTCGCCGGCCTCCCCGACGACTACCGCGGCGTCGACCTGGTTTCCGTCCGGAGGGCGCTCGCCGCCCTCGGAGACGACCCCGAGTGGATCGAACGGGCGCGCCCGCCGCGACTCGTCCACCGGGGAAACGTCGTGTCGCTCCCGGACCTCGATAGCGAGGAGTGTCTGCTCGTCGCGCCGATCCTGGCGTCGGCCGGGGGCTACGACGCGTCGCTCGTCGAACGGGCCCGCGAGTACGCGAGCGAGGCGCTCGAGGCCGGCGAATCGAGCCCATTTCTCGCGCTCTGTGTCGATTTCGTCCGGGAGCCGACCCATCGCGATCTGGTCTACGGGCGACTCGCGGATCGCGTCTCCCGACGGCGGTCGCGCGAGCGCGACGTCGAGGGGCTGTTCGATCCCGGCAGGTGA
- a CDS encoding aspartate aminotransferase family protein, which yields MSRQRVEASSAALAHWSSPDGDPPTIVEGEGCYVTDDEDEEYLDFIAQLYCVNAGHGNERINEAIEQQLSRVAYVSSAKHNDTREELANELAGIAPGRLSNTFFSISGSEANEAAVQIAREYTGAPKVLTRYQSYHGGTYGAGNLTGDPSTRAALEPYGGTSTGKFLPPLPEVFDAEGEELAERAANHLEYVIRNEGMETVAAVLMEPVGGTSGAYPAPEGYFERVREICDEYGILLIADEVITGFGRCGEWFGIQTEGVEPDVLTFAKGVTSAYAPLAGVLVGPEIARNVREGGYDLGQTFGGHPVSCAAGLGALKVYRDGLLENVRDLAPTFERELRDLEQYDAVADVRGRGFLWGVTFREGDEPFVDPWVDPDAENPVETVVEEAAKRNVLVGTGRPATQVICAPPLCAGREEIAAGVDALGEAIEVAFGRNDENA from the coding sequence ATGTCACGACAGCGCGTGGAGGCGTCGAGTGCGGCGCTCGCTCACTGGTCGAGCCCCGACGGCGACCCGCCGACGATCGTCGAGGGCGAGGGCTGTTACGTCACGGACGACGAGGACGAGGAGTACCTCGATTTCATCGCGCAGCTCTACTGCGTCAACGCCGGCCACGGAAACGAGCGGATCAACGAGGCCATCGAACAGCAGCTCTCGAGGGTCGCGTACGTCTCCTCGGCGAAGCACAACGACACCCGCGAGGAGTTGGCGAACGAGCTCGCCGGGATCGCGCCGGGACGGCTCTCGAACACGTTCTTTTCGATCTCCGGCAGCGAGGCCAACGAGGCGGCGGTCCAGATCGCCCGCGAGTACACCGGCGCGCCGAAGGTGCTGACCCGGTATCAGTCGTACCACGGCGGCACCTACGGAGCGGGGAACCTGACGGGCGACCCCTCCACCAGAGCGGCGCTCGAACCCTACGGCGGGACTTCGACTGGAAAATTCCTCCCGCCGCTTCCCGAGGTGTTCGACGCCGAGGGCGAGGAGTTGGCCGAGCGGGCGGCGAATCACCTGGAGTACGTGATCCGAAACGAAGGGATGGAAACGGTCGCCGCGGTGCTGATGGAGCCGGTCGGCGGCACCAGCGGCGCCTATCCCGCCCCCGAGGGCTACTTCGAGCGGGTGCGCGAGATCTGTGACGAGTACGGGATCCTGTTGATCGCCGACGAGGTGATCACCGGCTTCGGGCGGTGTGGCGAGTGGTTCGGGATCCAGACGGAGGGGGTCGAGCCGGACGTGCTCACGTTCGCGAAGGGGGTCACGAGCGCGTACGCCCCGCTGGCGGGCGTGCTCGTCGGCCCCGAGATCGCCCGGAACGTCCGCGAGGGCGGGTACGACCTGGGCCAGACGTTCGGGGGCCACCCCGTCTCGTGTGCCGCGGGGCTCGGCGCCCTCAAGGTCTACCGCGACGGCCTCCTCGAGAACGTCCGCGACCTCGCGCCGACGTTCGAGCGCGAACTCCGCGATCTAGAGCAGTACGACGCCGTCGCGGACGTGCGCGGTCGAGGGTTCCTCTGGGGGGTCACGTTCAGGGAGGGCGACGAGCCGTTCGTCGACCCGTGGGTCGACCCCGACGCCGAGAACCCCGTCGAGACGGTCGTCGAGGAGGCCGCGAAGCGAAACGTCCTCGTCGGGACCGGCCGGCCGGCGACGCAGGTCATCTGCGCGCCGCCGCTGTGTGCGGGCCGCGAGGAGATCGCCGCGGGCGTCGACGCGCTCGGGGAGGCGATCGAAGTGGCGTTCGGTCGAAACGACGAAAACGCTTAA
- the cca gene encoding CCA tRNA nucleotidyltransferase produces the protein MTDALTSVLATVRERTTPSADERERLADATDRLVSRTESAAADLPVETDVVRVGSTARGTWLPGDQDVDLFVRFPPGLPREDLESMGLEVGRAVLPDGRAEYAEHPYTTGEFDGYDVDLVPCFRVESATEARSAVDRTPFHTEYVERELTPDLAADVRVLKRFLTARGVYGSDLRTEGFSGYLTELLVIEFGGFRPLIEAVADWHPPVELDPESHGARDFDDPLVVIDPTDPERNVAAVLSTTNLARFQHHARALLDDPTEEPFAPDDPDPLSHGDLETHLARRGTTPLALRFSAPDIVDDQLYPQLEKSRSNLADELDRHGFSPLRSAAFAADHALVLIEPERDSLPAVERHAGPPVHVRDHADAFYEKYAEGDAYGPFVDEGRYVVEREREYTSAAGCLEGELFSVALGPAVERALESGYDLLVGDELLDLLPEFGVELARYYGPSP, from the coding sequence ATGACCGACGCCCTCACTTCCGTTCTCGCGACCGTCCGCGAGCGGACGACCCCCTCGGCGGACGAACGCGAGCGCCTCGCGGACGCGACCGACCGTCTCGTCTCGCGCACCGAGTCCGCGGCCGCCGACCTCCCCGTCGAGACCGACGTCGTTCGCGTGGGATCCACCGCCCGGGGAACGTGGCTCCCCGGCGACCAGGACGTCGACCTGTTCGTCCGGTTCCCCCCCGGCCTCCCGCGCGAGGACCTCGAATCGATGGGGCTGGAGGTCGGCCGCGCGGTCCTGCCCGACGGCCGCGCGGAGTACGCCGAACACCCCTACACGACGGGCGAATTCGACGGCTACGACGTGGATCTCGTCCCCTGTTTCCGGGTCGAGTCCGCGACCGAGGCCCGCTCGGCGGTCGACCGAACCCCCTTTCACACCGAGTACGTCGAGCGCGAACTCACGCCCGACCTCGCAGCGGACGTGCGCGTCCTCAAGCGGTTTCTCACCGCCCGCGGGGTCTACGGAAGCGACCTGCGCACCGAGGGGTTCTCGGGCTATCTGACCGAACTCCTCGTGATCGAGTTCGGCGGCTTCCGCCCGCTGATCGAGGCGGTCGCCGACTGGCACCCCCCCGTGGAACTCGACCCCGAGAGCCACGGAGCCCGGGATTTCGACGACCCGCTGGTCGTGATCGACCCCACCGACCCCGAGCGAAACGTCGCGGCGGTCCTCTCGACCACCAACCTCGCGCGCTTCCAGCACCACGCCCGCGCCCTGCTCGACGACCCTACCGAAGAACCGTTCGCTCCCGACGACCCCGATCCGCTCTCCCACGGCGATCTGGAGACCCACCTCGCGCGCCGCGGGACGACGCCGCTCGCGCTCCGGTTTTCGGCCCCCGATATAGTCGACGACCAGCTCTACCCCCAACTCGAGAAGTCCCGCTCGAACCTCGCCGACGAACTGGACCGCCACGGCTTTTCGCCCCTTCGCTCGGCGGCGTTCGCCGCCGACCACGCGCTCGTGTTGATCGAACCCGAACGCGACTCGCTCCCCGCCGTCGAACGCCACGCCGGCCCGCCGGTCCACGTCCGTGACCACGCCGACGCCTTCTACGAGAAGTACGCCGAGGGCGACGCCTACGGGCCGTTCGTCGACGAGGGTCGCTACGTCGTCGAACGCGAGCGCGAGTACACGTCGGCGGCCGGGTGTCTGGAGGGCGAACTGTTTTCGGTGGCGCTCGGCCCGGCCGTCGAGCGCGCGCTCGAATCGGGGTACGACCTGCTCGTCGGCGACGAACTGCTCGATCTCCTTCCGGAGTTCGGGGTCGAACTCGCGCGCTACTACGGGCCCAGTCCGTGA
- a CDS encoding histone deacetylase, with protein sequence MKFGYSDTCLEHDTGGRHPETPDRLRAIKRGLTRKHGVEYVEADPASVAAVEAIHDPEYVAAVEEFCASGGGNWDPDTVAVEETWDAALESAGLAQWAATAALDGNQGRETPFSIGRPPGHHALSDDAMGFCFFNNAAVAAQTALDRVDRVAIVDWDVHHGNGTQEIFEDRSDVLYASLHEDGLYPGTGDAEEIGTGEGEGTTCNVPLPAGTDDGGYLYAVEEVLAPTIERFDPGLLLVSAGFDAHRHDPISRMRVSTDGFGHLTIALREIADDVEAPIAFVLEGGYGLDTLSEGVAMVHEVFDGHVPVETESEPDEEVEGIVADLRERHGLGP encoded by the coding sequence ATGAAATTCGGCTACAGCGACACCTGTCTCGAACACGACACGGGGGGACGCCACCCGGAGACGCCGGACCGACTCCGGGCGATCAAACGCGGGCTCACCCGGAAACACGGCGTCGAGTACGTCGAGGCCGATCCGGCGAGCGTCGCGGCCGTCGAGGCGATCCACGACCCCGAGTACGTCGCGGCCGTCGAGGAGTTCTGTGCCTCCGGCGGGGGCAACTGGGACCCAGACACCGTCGCCGTCGAGGAGACGTGGGACGCGGCCCTCGAGAGCGCCGGCCTCGCCCAGTGGGCCGCTACGGCTGCCCTCGACGGGAACCAGGGGCGCGAGACGCCCTTCTCGATCGGCCGGCCGCCGGGCCACCACGCCCTGTCGGACGACGCGATGGGCTTTTGTTTCTTCAACAACGCGGCGGTCGCCGCCCAGACGGCACTCGATCGGGTCGACCGGGTGGCGATCGTCGACTGGGACGTCCACCACGGCAACGGCACCCAGGAGATCTTCGAGGACCGGTCGGACGTCCTCTACGCCTCGCTCCACGAGGACGGACTGTACCCGGGGACGGGCGACGCCGAGGAGATCGGGACCGGTGAGGGCGAGGGGACGACCTGCAACGTTCCCCTCCCCGCCGGAACCGACGACGGCGGGTATCTGTACGCCGTCGAGGAGGTCCTCGCGCCGACCATCGAGCGGTTCGACCCCGGCCTCCTCCTCGTGAGCGCCGGCTTCGACGCCCACCGCCACGATCCCATCTCGCGGATGCGCGTCTCGACCGACGGCTTCGGCCACCTCACGATCGCGCTCCGGGAGATCGCAGACGACGTCGAGGCGCCGATCGCGTTCGTCCTCGAGGGCGGGTACGGGCTGGACACCCTCTCGGAGGGCGTGGCGATGGTCCACGAGGTCTTCGACGGTCACGTCCCCGTCGAGACGGAGTCGGAACCCGACGAGGAGGTCGAGGGGATCGTCGCCGACCTCCGCGAGCGTCACGGACTGGGCCCGTAG